The following coding sequences are from one Saprospiraceae bacterium window:
- a CDS encoding sensor histidine kinase: MEYLQALFQRKSGSLAWMQGLAWFIFFLIFCYLSLASWPWEFILLWAFINTLFYFTLVYINLGYLLPQFFLKQSFGIYTFLIIGIAFVATPLKVYVNRILALSFDHNLLGWTVDSKLTFISLIIIPALSSLARIPLDWFKMLSEKKELETKNIETELQSLKNQINPHFLFNTLNNLYALTLKKSDMAPEVILKLSDMMRYMLYECNEDKVSLERDLKYITNYIDLEKIRLNKNADIAIQITGDISKTRIAPLMILAFVENSFKHGIKNSIGNAFIHIMIEMHEDVLELIIENSKESVVAGSMHNHRLGGIGLSNVKRRLQILYPSRHSLLIDDQPDLFRVHLTLNTKETI, from the coding sequence ATGGAATATTTACAGGCCCTTTTTCAAAGAAAGTCAGGGTCCTTGGCTTGGATGCAAGGGCTAGCCTGGTTCATTTTCTTTCTTATATTTTGTTATTTGAGTTTGGCAAGCTGGCCTTGGGAGTTCATCTTACTGTGGGCTTTCATTAATACCCTCTTTTATTTTACTCTGGTTTATATCAATCTGGGCTACTTATTACCCCAGTTTTTTTTAAAACAGTCCTTTGGTATTTATACATTTCTGATCATTGGAATTGCTTTTGTCGCCACACCGCTCAAAGTGTACGTCAATCGTATTTTAGCTCTGAGCTTCGATCATAATCTACTCGGTTGGACCGTTGATTCAAAATTAACGTTCATCTCCTTGATTATAATTCCGGCTTTATCCTCTCTAGCCAGAATTCCATTGGATTGGTTCAAAATGCTTTCAGAGAAAAAAGAGTTGGAGACAAAAAATATTGAAACTGAACTTCAGTCTTTGAAAAACCAAATAAATCCACATTTTCTTTTCAACACATTAAATAATTTATATGCACTCACTCTAAAAAAATCTGATATGGCTCCGGAAGTTATATTGAAGCTCTCAGATATGATGAGATACATGTTGTATGAGTGCAATGAGGATAAAGTTTCTCTGGAACGTGATTTGAAATACATCACAAACTACATAGATCTGGAAAAAATCCGATTGAATAAAAATGCAGATATTGCAATCCAAATAACCGGAGATATTTCTAAAACAAGAATAGCACCTTTAATGATACTTGCATTTGTGGAAAATAGCTTTAAGCACGGAATCAAAAATTCTATAGGAAATGCTTTTATCCATATCATGATTGAAATGCATGAGGACGTTTTGGAGCTCATTATTGAAAACTCAAAAGAAAGTGTTGTAGCGGGAAGTATGCACAATCACAGGTTGGGAGGAATTGGATTGAGCAATGTAAAACGAAGGCTGCAAATACTATATCCTTCCCGACACAGTTTATTAATCGATGACCAACCCGATTTATTTCGAGTGCATTTGACATTAAATACAAAAGAAACTATATAA
- the folE gene encoding GTP cyclohydrolase I FolE, producing MNESYKLKNTELADHYRQILSGLGEDPNREGLSKTPQRVAKAMEFLTQGYHQDAAAILQSALFSEDFSEMVVVKDIELYSLCEHHLLPFFGKAHVAYIPSGKIVGLSKIPRVVDVFARRLQVQERLTHEILNSIQDALNPLGAAVVIEAFHMCMMMRGVQKQNSMTTTSAFTGIFRNVETRNEFLNLIKDRK from the coding sequence ATGAATGAATCTTATAAATTGAAAAACACTGAACTAGCCGACCATTATAGGCAAATCCTAAGTGGGCTTGGCGAAGATCCTAATCGTGAGGGTTTGTCTAAAACTCCTCAGAGGGTGGCGAAAGCCATGGAGTTTCTTACCCAAGGGTATCACCAGGATGCCGCTGCGATATTGCAATCAGCACTGTTCTCTGAAGACTTTTCAGAAATGGTGGTTGTGAAAGATATAGAATTATATTCTCTTTGTGAACATCATTTGCTACCATTTTTTGGAAAAGCACATGTGGCTTATATACCCAGTGGGAAGATTGTAGGTCTGAGCAAAATACCACGAGTGGTAGATGTATTTGCCAGGCGGCTACAAGTACAAGAAAGGCTCACCCACGAGATATTGAATAGCATCCAGGATGCATTAAATCCTCTTGGTGCAGCAGTTGTAATCGAAGCTTTTCATATGTGTATGATGATGAGAGGCGTTCAAAAACAGAATTCAATGACGACCACGAGCGCATTTACAGGTATCTTCCGTAATGTAGAAACCAGGAATGAATTTTTAAATCTAATCAAGGACAGAAAATGA
- the fabD gene encoding ACP S-malonyltransferase, which translates to MSKTAYLFPGQASQFPGMGKNLYEENQNAKELFELANKVLGFRISDIMFNGGENELKATNITQPAVFIHSVISFLCRKNMVRPDAVAGHSLGEFSALVAAEVLDFESALQLVALRADAMHNACILNPGSMAAIVGLEDQQIESICASVTDEVVVPANYNCPGQLVISGSLNGLKKAEEKMLAAGAKRFILLQVGGAFHSPLMAPAQEKLNEAINQACFQTANCPVFQNVDASPHQNANEIKDLLSKQLNSPVRWTEIVQNMIHIGIEEYYEVGGNGTVLSGFMKRIDRSKTITSI; encoded by the coding sequence ATGAGCAAGACAGCATATTTATTTCCTGGTCAGGCCAGTCAGTTTCCTGGAATGGGTAAAAATTTATATGAAGAAAACCAGAATGCTAAAGAACTTTTTGAGCTTGCAAATAAAGTACTCGGATTTCGCATCAGCGATATTATGTTTAATGGAGGAGAAAACGAACTAAAAGCTACAAACATCACACAGCCGGCGGTTTTTATCCACTCTGTCATCAGTTTTCTCTGTCGCAAGAATATGGTTAGACCTGATGCAGTGGCTGGACACTCATTGGGTGAGTTTTCCGCGTTGGTTGCAGCGGAAGTACTTGACTTCGAGTCAGCGCTTCAACTTGTAGCATTGAGAGCAGATGCAATGCACAATGCATGCATATTGAATCCAGGCTCAATGGCTGCTATTGTAGGCCTGGAAGACCAGCAGATTGAGTCAATTTGTGCCTCCGTTACAGATGAGGTAGTAGTTCCTGCAAACTACAACTGTCCCGGTCAACTAGTAATATCAGGCAGTTTGAATGGATTGAAAAAAGCCGAAGAGAAAATGTTAGCAGCAGGAGCAAAACGCTTCATCCTCCTCCAAGTGGGAGGAGCATTTCATTCACCACTCATGGCTCCGGCTCAGGAAAAATTAAATGAGGCTATCAATCAGGCCTGTTTTCAAACAGCAAATTGTCCGGTTTTCCAAAATGTTGACGCCAGCCCACACCAGAATGCAAATGAGATAAAAGATTTATTGAGCAAACAACTAAATTCGCCTGTACGATGGACAGAAATAGTACAAAACATGATCCATATCGGTATTGAAGAATATTATGAGGTAGGAGGGAATGGGACCGTTCTTTCCGGATTTATGAAAAGAATTGATAGATCTAAAACTATAACTTCTATTTAA
- a CDS encoding YqgE/AlgH family protein: MKESESQLRLETGSLLISEPFMIDEHFRRTVILIVDYLKSDGSVGFVLNKEMDFTIEELIDEIDEFPLKVHYGGPVAPETLHFLHCKGDIIDDSILVGPGIYWGGNFDQIKFLIRTKVLGPYDIQFFLGYSGWSPGQLEEELELKSWFLAEADSNYIFSQKKRDIWKTALEHKGDHFSIIGQMSTDSILN; the protein is encoded by the coding sequence ATGAAAGAATCAGAATCGCAACTCCGATTAGAAACGGGAAGTTTGTTAATTTCAGAGCCTTTTATGATAGACGAGCACTTTCGAAGGACAGTAATACTGATCGTAGACTATTTGAAATCCGATGGTTCAGTAGGATTTGTATTAAATAAAGAAATGGATTTCACAATTGAGGAGCTTATTGATGAAATTGATGAGTTTCCTTTGAAGGTACATTATGGTGGACCAGTGGCACCTGAAACCTTACATTTTCTGCACTGCAAAGGCGATATCATCGATGATAGCATTCTGGTAGGTCCAGGTATATATTGGGGAGGAAATTTTGACCAAATCAAATTCCTTATCCGTACCAAAGTATTAGGCCCATATGACATTCAATTTTTCTTGGGATATAGTGGTTGGTCTCCAGGGCAGCTGGAAGAAGAATTAGAATTGAAATCATGGTTTCTTGCTGAAGCTGATTCTAACTATATTTTTTCGCAGAAAAAGAGAGACATCTGGAAAACAGCCTTAGAACATAAGGGCGATCATTTTAGTATCATCGGCCAAATGTCTACTGACTCAATTCTCAATTAG